The Methanocella arvoryzae MRE50 DNA window ACTGGCTTGATAAAAAGTACTATTTCACGGTGATCAATACCGGGCGTAAGATTGGAATGACCAATATTAAAAGCGAGTGGATTATTGTCTAAATACTCTTTTCGTAGGCATGGGCATCAATAGGGTAGCAGTGTCATCGAAAAAGCCTCGGGGCAAAAGTTTAGATATCAAAAAATATTTATAACCAATCATCTAGTACTTAACAATATATCGATACGGGTATTGGTAATATTCTACTAGTTATAAATTACTAAATCAATACATTATCCGTTTAAAAATAAAAATGAATAGGTGTTAGGATGGATGACGCTTCTAAAATCAACGTTGACGAGATAATGTCTCAGATCAGGTCTGACATTAAAAAATATAAAAAAGAAGGTAGATACTCAAAGCGTATTTTTCAAAGTTCTTGCACACTTGCCTCAGTTAAGTATCCTGACACCGATAACCTCCGAATCAGCAGCGATATAAAAAATGACTCCTACCGGATTACCTCCCACCGAAAGATTGTTGGAATTTTTCTTAAAAAGGCCCGGCAGATCGTGAACGGGGAAGTAGCCCGCTACGTCGATCCAATCGTCCAGAAACAGACGGTATTTAATAACCTCGTAGTTGGCTATTTAAATAGCCTCGTCAGAGCAATCGAAGCGAACCAGTCGACGGCAAGGGATGAGCTTCGCCACGAGCTGTATAATGATCTCGAGGAAAAATTCTCTATCTTAGAACGCAGAATCATCAGTACAGATGAAAAGTTGACTGCCTTGGCACAAACGCTTAACCAGGAAAAGACAGAGCGTTTAAAATATATAAAAACAGAAGCTAATCGCGAGGTTGCTAAGAGTATTCATGATTCACTCGCAATAATAGATAAAGAGATTAACAATAAACAGTGGTTATTGAATTTACTGGATGGCCACGGTACCCGGGGAGCCGCTCAACAAAACCCCTACAACATCGACGAAGGTTTTTCTTCGCTTGACTATCCTTCCTTCAGCGACGAGATTGGCAAAGCCTGGCTACAAATCGGCGGCTATCCTCCAGTTAGCTCTAACATATTCGATGATTCGGTTAAGCTGTTTAAGAAATCGAATAATGTTCTGGATATCGGATCAGGCACAGGCCAATTCCTGGAAAAACTACGACAAAATGGCATCGATGGGTATGGTATCGATGTCTGTGAAAGTTATGTATCATATTGTAATTCTCTGGGCTTGAGGGTTATCTGTGTAGATGCGATAAGCCATTTAAAATCTCTCAAAGACAATTCTCTAGGCGGGATATTTATCTCGCAGGTCGTCGAACATTTACCCATTAAAAGCCTTGACGAGCTTATCAAGCTGAGCTATATGAAACTACAGCCCGGAGGACATCTGGTAATTGCCATGCCGAATATCACCAGCATGCTTGTGTCTACTAATCTCTTTTACTTGGACCCGACACACAAGACTCATCTACATCCGGAAGTACTAAAGTTCCTGCTACAAAGCAACGACTTCAAAAACCTCGAGGACCGGTATTATCAGCCTGTGTCCGAAAGTGTCCAGTTGAAAAAGATCGATCTGAGTAATATCACGGTTAGCGATGAACAAAGATCTGTGATCGAACACTTCAACTACAATGTCGACATCTTGAATAAACTTCTGTTCGGATACCGTGATTATGCTGTTATCAGTATAAAGTGATTAGAATGATCGATCGCATTGTTGAAGCTCAAAGGTTCGGATGTAAATGGGATAGGATGATACCAGGGGTACTTTTAGTATGAAAATTCTAATCTGCAATGAACGGTTTCTCTTCCGATACGGAGTTGATAGGGTACTACTGATCCTTGGTAAAGGGCTGAATGAACTTGGCTACACTGTATCGGTCATGGGAAACCACTTCGATCGGGAGATTGTCGAGACGTTTGCATCAAAAATCATTACTGTACCGACAGATAAAGAATATCGAAATGGAAACGATTTCACGCTCGAGTGGCTGAAGGCTAACTGGGATAAGTATTTCAAGGACGATACGCCTGACATAGTGCTGTTTGGTGGCTGGCCATTCTTTTCCTCCATCCCGTTCTTCCGCGAGAAGGGGTGTATCGTTGTATTCTCCGATCACGGTATGTGCCCCATGGACGGCTACTCGGGGTATCACCTTTCTGTGCTACAGGAACTTAAGCGCCTTAGAAAAGCCTACACCAGCCAATGCTCGGCCATCATCGGCGTAAGTGATTTTATTGTCCGGTCGCAAAGCCTTCCGGATGCTGGCAGCGAGGTGGATATTTCATACATCCTGAACGGTGCAGACCATATGGATATGAAAATCTGGCCAAAACTGCAGCTACGCATCGATAATGCCTCCCGGTATTCCGAGGACACTGTCCGTAACCTGCAGAAGAATGGCACAAAACTAATTCTTTTCCTGGGACGGTGGGAGCCTGGCTGCTATAAAAACTCGGAAGCTATTCTTGAGCTATTGCCATTGATCAGGAGCCGTGTAAATAATATTGCAGTACTGGTCCTTGGTGATCGGGAAAGCGTAAATGTGCCGGCTGAACTCGAAGGCTACCTTATACCGATTGGTTACCCAGATGACACAGAACTGCAAAATCTGATGGAGCAGGTCGATTTAGGGATATCTGTTTCGCTCTGGGAAGGGTTTAACCTGCCAATAGCGGAAATGCAATGGATAGGAAAACCTGTACTCGCTTTCAACATAGGCGCACATCCCGAAGTTATCCTCCATCCCTGGTATCTTTGTGAAAACACTACGGATATGGCTGGCAAAGCATGTGATATTCTTATTGGTAATGATCTGGACTCTGTCACTAAAGCCCAATCCCTGTTAAAGTTCCATGAATCTTTCAAGTGGTGCACGACCGTCGGAAAATATCACGAAAAGTTTATCGAACTTGCCAGGACGCATTATAGCATAAAGCAGCAGCCGCTGTCTATTATCATCGATGTAACCAACGCCAGCCGGGATCCCGCAAACTCGGGCGTAATCCGGGTTACGCGACGGCTAAGCCGAACCTTACAGGCGTACCTGAACCCGATTTTCGTTACATGGGACAATGAACAAGACAGCTATGTTTTATTAAACCGGCAAGAATATGAAACATTGGGTAAATTCAACGGACCGGTACTGGCGAATCCGGATGCTGTTTCTCAGCCAGGAAAGAGAACGCTGCTAAGCGACTATCTCATGGGTGGCCTGAATTCTTCGCGCTGGCTATTGCTGCCTGAAACGGTAATGGAATCTTCCGGCCGAATGATCCGGAAGTGGGCCAGAGATAATGGTATTAAGCTTGCCGCAATTTTCTACGACTCGATTCCGATACAACACCCTGAACTTTGTAAGGATACTCTTGTACGTGAAAATCACAGTGATTACATGCTGGGCCTTGCACAATGCGATGTTGTAATTCCAATATCTGGTTTTTCTGCCACCTGCCTGAAAACCTTCTGGGAAGATCACCATGTCAAAGGATGTCCCA harbors:
- a CDS encoding class I SAM-dependent methyltransferase, with protein sequence MDDASKINVDEIMSQIRSDIKKYKKEGRYSKRIFQSSCTLASVKYPDTDNLRISSDIKNDSYRITSHRKIVGIFLKKARQIVNGEVARYVDPIVQKQTVFNNLVVGYLNSLVRAIEANQSTARDELRHELYNDLEEKFSILERRIISTDEKLTALAQTLNQEKTERLKYIKTEANREVAKSIHDSLAIIDKEINNKQWLLNLLDGHGTRGAAQQNPYNIDEGFSSLDYPSFSDEIGKAWLQIGGYPPVSSNIFDDSVKLFKKSNNVLDIGSGTGQFLEKLRQNGIDGYGIDVCESYVSYCNSLGLRVICVDAISHLKSLKDNSLGGIFISQVVEHLPIKSLDELIKLSYMKLQPGGHLVIAMPNITSMLVSTNLFYLDPTHKTHLHPEVLKFLLQSNDFKNLEDRYYQPVSESVQLKKIDLSNITVSDEQRSVIEHFNYNVDILNKLLFGYRDYAVISIK
- a CDS encoding glycosyltransferase; this encodes MKILICNERFLFRYGVDRVLLILGKGLNELGYTVSVMGNHFDREIVETFASKIITVPTDKEYRNGNDFTLEWLKANWDKYFKDDTPDIVLFGGWPFFSSIPFFREKGCIVVFSDHGMCPMDGYSGYHLSVLQELKRLRKAYTSQCSAIIGVSDFIVRSQSLPDAGSEVDISYILNGADHMDMKIWPKLQLRIDNASRYSEDTVRNLQKNGTKLILFLGRWEPGCYKNSEAILELLPLIRSRVNNIAVLVLGDRESVNVPAELEGYLIPIGYPDDTELQNLMEQVDLGISVSLWEGFNLPIAEMQWIGKPVLAFNIGAHPEVILHPWYLCENTTDMAGKACDILIGNDLDSVTKAQSLLKFHESFKWCTTVGKYHEKFIELARTHYSIKQQPLSIIIDVTNASRDPANSGVIRVTRRLSRTLQAYLNPIFVTWDNEQDSYVLLNRQEYETLGKFNGPVLANPDAVSQPGKRTLLSDYLMGGLNSSRWLLLPETVMESSGRMIRKWARDNGIKLAAIFYDSIPIQHPELCKDTLVRENHSDYMLGLAQCDVVIPISGFSATCLKTFWEDHHVKGCPIISDLLPGEFGGSKRPAEPKACQGTVKMLCVSTLEPRKNHRMLIEACLLMEKNHPELNWQLTLVGNRYAGAYDIAEYVQRVAATNPRIKWLGIVDDATLDRLYAEATFTVYPSIVEGFGMPIIESIWYGRPCICSNGGVMAELASEGGCLTTDVTNPEVLSRDLYRLATDSSLRARLSQEALQRKVKTWDQYVQQFLSILDSRTVMLNVNGKKMRDVMVSKSWENILYENCLCDNWQMNHSERLAILGVLSRIKPTCCIEVGTYKGGSLSLISQYSDIVFSIDIDPGIPEKFGYFDNVRFLTGPSSVLLPALLKCLDEENLPVDFILIDGDHSAEGIKRDIESVLAYVPKKPLFVMMHDSFNPECRRGMIEAPWDKSPYVEWVDIDFIPGRVIEADPASRGEMWGGLALAYLKPAIRQQPLCINQSSSGVFEHLKTQSLFK